Proteins from one Salmo salar chromosome ssa07, Ssal_v3.1, whole genome shotgun sequence genomic window:
- the LOC106609149 gene encoding protein mono-ADP-ribosyltransferase PARP12, translating to MSSYSRVINHATSILCSNKGSLAFQQLHRKVFQRVEITEDDFWYIVKKCSRFVVVRNRERTDEWGTDCVIVAKTSLRLCKNYTKQDCRDCQDLHLCKYFVYGNCRFGKGRKQCKFSHDVRSEHNYTLLRECTLHELHEDDLFLLLLQNDPALLPEVCSHYNKASGPHGACTFRDGCTKVHMCMHFVQDNCMFGPKCKRQHVIDQHGRRMLEERGLSSDIINDLPFVYQNLHRLNTPTTPYNAKERVGELVSRPVIKKEDRKEICLHFIRRNCRFQDQCLCVHFNLPYKWEVFDGNDWIHLHHTEDIERAFCDPRNTHSPGSRPVDFLTMTQESDPVRRLSTVSSVTKPAHYILTTEWLWYYKGDHENWIEFGRPDDKQRMTSLSSRELEEAYLADGSAEVTIMKGHRSYSLSFQDMYQRNPKHNTKRRVRRRPRFISIMEVENKTAL from the exons ATGTCTAGTTACTCCAGAGTAATTAATCATGCCACCAGTATATTATGCAGCAACAAAGGTTCCCTGGCCTTCCAGCAATTGCACAGGAAAGTATTCCAGCGTGTTGAAATAACTGAGGACGACTTTTGGTACATTGTAAAGAAGTGTTCTCGGTTTGTTGTGGTGCGGAACCGAGAGAGAACGGACGAATGGGGAACTGACTGTGTGATTGTCGCCAAAACGTCGCTGCGACTATGCAAAAATTACACTAAACAAGATTGCAGAGATTGCCAGGACCTTCACCTTTGCAAATATTTTGTTTATGGAAACTGTAGATTTGGGAAAGGCAG GAAACAGTGCAAGTTCTCACATGACGTGCGTTCGGAGCATAACTACACTCTCCTGAGGGAGTGCACTCTGCATGAGCTGCACGAGGATGACTTGTTCCTTTTACTGCTGCAGAATGATCCCGCCCTGCTGCCGGag GTGTGCTCTCACTACAACAAGGCCTCCGGGCCCCACGGCGCATGTACCTTCAGGGATGGCTGCACCAAGGTGCACATGTGCATGCACTTTGTGCAGGACAACTGCATGTTCGGGCCTAAGTGCAAGAGGCAGCACGTCATCGACCAGCATGGCCGTCGCATGCTAGAGGAGAGGGGCCTCAGCAGTGACATCATCAACGACCTGCCTTTCGTTTACCAGAACCTCCACCGCCTCAACACACCCACTACTCCCTACAATGCTAAAG AGCGTGTAGGTGAGCTGGTCTCCAGGCCTGTGATCAAGAAAGAGGACAGGAAGGAGATTTGTCTGCATTTCATACGCAGGAACTGTAGATTCCAGG ACCAGTGTCTCTGTGTGCATTTTAACCTGCCCTATAAGTGGGAGGTGTTTGATGGGAACGACTGGATACACCTGCATCACACTGAGGACATCGAGAGAGCCTTCTGTGATCCCCGgaacacacacag tcCAGGATCTCGGCCAGTAGACTTCCTAACGATGACACAGGAGTCGGACCCCGTGCGGCGCCTCTCCACGGTTTCCTCGGTAACAAAGCCGGCTCACTACATCCTGACCACTGAGTGGCTGTGGTACTACAAGGGCGACCACGAGAACTGGATTGAGTTTGGAAGACCT GACGATAAACAGCGTATGACATCCCTCTCGTCCCGGGAGCTGGAGGAAGCGTACCTGGCAGACGGATCTGCTGAGGTCACCATTATGAAAGGTCACCGCAGCTACTCCCTCAGTTTTCAAG ACATGTACCAGCGGAACCCCAAACACAACACCAAGAGGAGGGTGCGTCGCCGACCACGCTTCATCTCTATCATGGAAGTGGAGAACAAGACtgcactgtag